Proteins encoded by one window of Bryobacteraceae bacterium:
- a CDS encoding iron-sulfur cluster assembly accessory protein produces the protein MSLALTSRAVDKVKEILSSQEPKPAGLRIAVVGGGCSGFSYSMAFENTPNMLDKTYNYDELKVFVDQASLLYLDGAEVDYVETLEGSGFKFSNPNVKSTCGCGSSFSA, from the coding sequence ATGTCCCTTGCCTTGACGTCCCGTGCCGTGGATAAAGTGAAAGAGATCCTGTCCAGCCAGGAACCCAAGCCGGCTGGATTGCGCATCGCCGTGGTAGGCGGCGGCTGCTCCGGTTTCAGCTATTCCATGGCGTTCGAGAACACCCCGAACATGCTCGACAAGACGTACAACTACGACGAGTTGAAGGTGTTCGTCGATCAGGCCAGCCTGCTGTACCTGGACGGCGCCGAGGTCGACTACGTGGAGACGCTCGAAGGCTCCGGGTTCAAGTTCTCGAATCCGAACGTCAAGTCGACGTGCGGCTGCGGCAGCTCCTTCAGCGCCTAG
- a CDS encoding response regulator transcription factor — protein sequence MRPRILLVEDEPGLVLTLTDRLEAEGYECASAADGLTGMRMALSGGYDLILLDWMLPGKAGIEVCREIRAEDRQTPILMLTARSQTIDKVVGLQLGADDYLTKPFEMAELVARVGALLRRAAPRETTTAAVTFGDVRVDLRSAEVTRGGQPVALSAREFQLLRYLIEHRGETVARERLLTDVWGYRESTLTRTVDVHMTWLRQKLEENPRYPRYLLTVRGLGYRFAG from the coding sequence GTGAGGCCGCGCATCCTGCTGGTGGAGGACGAGCCGGGCCTGGTGCTCACGTTGACGGACCGCCTGGAGGCGGAGGGTTACGAGTGCGCTTCCGCGGCCGATGGACTGACGGGGATGCGCATGGCGCTCAGCGGGGGCTACGACCTGATCCTGCTTGACTGGATGCTGCCGGGGAAAGCGGGGATCGAGGTGTGCCGTGAGATTCGGGCGGAAGACCGGCAGACGCCGATTCTCATGCTCACCGCGCGCAGCCAGACGATCGACAAAGTGGTGGGGCTGCAGTTGGGCGCCGACGACTACCTGACCAAGCCGTTCGAAATGGCGGAACTGGTGGCGCGCGTGGGCGCTCTGCTGCGGCGGGCGGCTCCGCGCGAGACCACGACGGCGGCGGTGACGTTCGGCGACGTGCGCGTGGACCTGCGATCGGCGGAGGTGACGCGCGGCGGGCAGCCGGTAGCGCTTTCCGCGCGCGAGTTCCAGTTGCTGCGTTATTTGATCGAACATCGCGGGGAGACGGTAGCGCGGGAGCGGCTGCTCACCGACGTCTGGGGTTATCGCGAATCGACGCTGACGCGGACGGTGGACGTCCACATGACGTGGCTGCGGCAGAAGCTCGAGGAGAATCCGCGCTATCCGCGATATCTGCTGACGGTGCGCGGGCTGGGGTATCGTTTCGCGGGCTGA
- a CDS encoding DinB family protein, with amino-acid sequence MSISQSLLPEFDQEMATTRKVVERVPANLDYKPHEKSMTMGQLMGHVVDMVGWTAPTVGGDYFDVNPPGGEPYKSKEFASAADAVKAFDEYAAAARKAIEGCSDADFMKQWELRSQGKALFAMPKIVCIRSFVMNHIIHHRGQLSVYLQLNNVPVPAIYGPSADEGSM; translated from the coding sequence ATGTCCATCAGCCAATCTCTTCTGCCCGAATTCGACCAGGAAATGGCGACGACGCGCAAAGTCGTCGAGCGCGTTCCGGCCAACCTCGACTACAAGCCCCACGAAAAATCGATGACCATGGGCCAGCTCATGGGTCACGTGGTGGACATGGTCGGATGGACGGCGCCCACAGTCGGCGGCGACTACTTCGACGTCAACCCGCCGGGCGGCGAGCCCTACAAGAGCAAGGAGTTCGCCTCGGCCGCCGATGCCGTCAAGGCGTTCGACGAGTATGCCGCCGCGGCCCGCAAGGCGATCGAAGGCTGCAGCGACGCCGACTTCATGAAGCAGTGGGAACTCAGAAGCCAGGGCAAAGCGTTGTTCGCGATGCCCAAGATCGTCTGCATCCGCAGCTTTGTGATGAACCACATCATTCATCACCGGGGCCAGCTTTCCGTCTACCTGCAGCTCAACAACGTGCCCGTGCCGGCTATCTACGGGCCGTCGGCCGATGAAGGGAGCATGTAG
- a CDS encoding glycerol dehydrogenase: MLTVFCSPTRYTQGCGATARLGAEINGLGIPGPVLIVAGRTARGLLEATWRESLGDAGYSHRIHDFGGECSHAEIARIVEAGRGYTAGCIVGAGGGKVLDAARAAAADLRLPVINCPTVASSDAPCSALSVIYTEAGVFQEYRFYGRNPDLVLVDTAVVAQGPARLLAAGMGDALATWFEARTCAAGHVKNMRGGASTRSALALAELCYRTLIEDGAEAMRAVTAKVVTPALERIVEANTLLSGLGFESSGLAAAHAVHNGLTTAPGTHSYFHGEKVAFGTIVQLVLEGASRAQFAEVFRFSREVGLPVTLEGVGCAGMARELLDQVAARATAPGETIHNEPFEVTPAIVADAILAADSAGRAWVEGAQ, translated from the coding sequence GTGCTCACCGTTTTCTGCTCGCCAACGCGCTACACGCAGGGTTGCGGCGCCACGGCGCGGCTCGGCGCGGAGATCAACGGCTTGGGGATTCCCGGACCGGTGCTGATCGTGGCCGGGCGCACGGCCCGCGGGTTGCTCGAAGCCACGTGGCGCGAGTCGCTCGGCGATGCCGGTTACTCGCATCGGATTCACGATTTCGGCGGCGAGTGCTCCCATGCCGAGATCGCGCGGATCGTAGAAGCGGGCCGCGGCTACACAGCCGGGTGCATCGTAGGGGCGGGCGGTGGCAAGGTTCTCGACGCAGCGCGGGCGGCGGCCGCCGATCTCCGGCTGCCGGTGATCAACTGCCCGACCGTGGCTTCAAGCGACGCGCCGTGCAGCGCGCTCTCGGTGATCTATACGGAGGCGGGCGTGTTCCAGGAGTATCGGTTCTACGGGCGCAACCCGGATCTGGTGCTGGTGGACACGGCGGTGGTGGCGCAGGGCCCGGCGCGTCTGCTGGCGGCGGGGATGGGCGACGCACTGGCTACGTGGTTCGAGGCGCGGACATGCGCGGCGGGTCACGTAAAGAATATGCGTGGCGGCGCCTCTACACGGAGTGCGCTGGCGCTGGCGGAGCTTTGCTACAGGACGCTGATCGAGGACGGCGCGGAAGCCATGCGGGCGGTGACGGCGAAGGTGGTGACGCCGGCGCTCGAACGGATTGTGGAGGCGAACACGCTGCTTTCGGGGCTGGGATTCGAATCCTCGGGGCTGGCGGCGGCGCACGCGGTGCACAACGGACTCACCACCGCTCCGGGCACGCATTCCTATTTCCATGGCGAAAAGGTGGCGTTCGGCACGATCGTGCAGTTGGTGCTGGAGGGCGCATCGCGGGCCCAGTTCGCCGAAGTGTTCCGGTTCTCCCGCGAGGTGGGCCTGCCGGTGACGCTTGAAGGAGTGGGGTGCGCAGGGATGGCGCGCGAGTTGCTGGATCAGGTGGCGGCGCGCGCGACGGCGCCGGGCGAGACGATCCACAACGAACCGTTCGAGGTGACGCCGGCGATTGTGGCGGACGCGATCCTGGCGGCAGATTCGGCGGGCCGGGCGTGGGTGGAAGGAGCACAATGA
- a CDS encoding S8 family peptidase: MRNLLLTIAAAALAVGPVSAKRPVVAPDLRFDTAGETDLIIVHDDDDDDNSAENRRSRLDKLGARGQERMRGVRMSRMKANRRVVDDLTKDPKIRYIAPDRKVSASGSGSIDLMENRALIGLPVNNVGTYTGAGIGVAVVDSGIYEGPAFRGGYRCAQSRVVYRESFVPGSSYTGDQYGHGTHVASLLSSNAACDSRDPVNGVAPGVSIVNLRVLDRNGVGTDSAVIAAIDRAIQLRGAYNIRVINLSLGRQVRESFVYDPLCQAVERAWQAGITVVVAAGNLGRDTSMGTYGYSTIASPANDPFVITVGAARDASAPSSRNDDTIASYSSKGPSLLDRVVKPDLVAPGNRMVARILFSTTLANSFPNNQESIGSDTSFFRLSGTSMAAPVVSGAAALLLQKDRTMTPDQVKARLMKTAWKGMPGTASIHDSLTRQTFQVQHDVFTIGAGYLDVGAALATSEKIGSSQSARSPRVAMQSGRAVITNSYPDMSSSNVVWGTNVVWGTNVVWGANVIQSNNIVWGSNIVWGTSSMAGYNVVWGNNVVWGAMSLFPMSLTGNGDN, encoded by the coding sequence ATGCGAAACCTGCTCCTCACGATTGCCGCGGCCGCTCTCGCCGTGGGTCCCGTGTCGGCGAAGCGCCCGGTGGTTGCGCCGGACCTGCGATTCGACACCGCCGGCGAGACGGACCTGATCATCGTCCACGACGACGATGACGACGACAACTCGGCGGAGAACCGGCGGTCGCGACTCGACAAGCTCGGCGCGCGAGGTCAGGAGCGCATGCGCGGCGTGCGGATGTCCAGGATGAAGGCCAATCGCCGGGTGGTCGACGATCTGACGAAGGACCCCAAGATCCGCTACATCGCTCCGGACCGGAAGGTTTCCGCGTCGGGCTCGGGTTCGATCGACCTGATGGAGAACCGCGCCCTCATCGGACTGCCGGTGAACAACGTGGGAACGTACACCGGGGCCGGCATCGGCGTCGCCGTGGTGGATAGCGGCATCTACGAAGGGCCGGCGTTCCGCGGAGGATATCGATGCGCGCAGAGCCGCGTGGTGTACCGGGAGAGCTTCGTGCCAGGCTCCAGCTACACCGGCGACCAGTACGGCCACGGCACGCACGTGGCATCGCTACTTTCGAGCAACGCGGCGTGCGATTCGAGGGACCCGGTGAACGGTGTGGCGCCGGGCGTGAGCATCGTCAACCTGCGCGTGCTGGATCGCAACGGGGTGGGCACCGACAGCGCGGTGATCGCGGCGATCGACCGCGCCATCCAGCTTCGCGGCGCCTACAATATCCGCGTGATCAACCTGTCGCTGGGCCGGCAGGTGCGCGAGAGCTTCGTGTACGATCCGCTTTGCCAGGCGGTGGAACGGGCGTGGCAGGCCGGCATCACGGTGGTGGTGGCGGCTGGCAACCTGGGCCGCGACACCTCCATGGGCACCTACGGCTATTCGACGATCGCCTCGCCGGCGAACGACCCGTTCGTGATCACCGTGGGCGCGGCTCGCGACGCTTCAGCCCCTTCGTCGCGCAACGACGATACGATCGCCAGCTACAGTTCGAAGGGCCCGTCTCTGCTCGACCGGGTGGTGAAACCGGACCTCGTGGCGCCGGGCAACCGGATGGTGGCGCGGATTCTCTTCAGCACCACGCTCGCGAATTCGTTTCCGAACAATCAGGAGTCGATCGGGTCCGACACCTCGTTTTTCCGGCTGAGCGGAACCAGCATGGCGGCGCCGGTGGTATCGGGCGCGGCGGCGCTGCTGCTGCAGAAAGACCGGACGATGACGCCGGACCAGGTGAAGGCGCGCCTGATGAAGACCGCGTGGAAGGGGATGCCGGGCACGGCGTCGATCCATGACAGCCTCACGCGACAAACGTTCCAGGTGCAACATGACGTGTTCACGATCGGCGCCGGGTACCTCGACGTGGGCGCCGCGCTGGCGACGAGCGAGAAGATCGGTTCGTCGCAATCGGCGCGCTCGCCGCGGGTGGCGATGCAGAGCGGCAGGGCAGTGATCACGAACTCGTATCCGGACATGTCGAGTTCCAACGTTGTATGGGGCACGAACGTGGTATGGGGCACGAATGTGGTGTGGGGCGCCAATGTGATTCAGAGCAACAACATCGTCTGGGGTTCGAACATCGTCTGGGGTACGTCGAGCATGGCCGGCTACAACGTTGTTTGGGGCAACAATGTCGTCTGGGGCGCGATGAGCCTCTTTCCCATGTCTCTGACCGGCAACGGCGACAACTAG
- a CDS encoding sulfatase — MNRRQFLASSISAPTLLLAQKTARERPNILFVASDDMNHALGCYGHPIVKSPNVDRLAASGIRFDCAYCQYPVCGPSRVSLLTGMRPDTTKVFDNQIAVRDTMPDAVTLPQLFREAGWRSVRAGKMYHMDVPGSVGTNKWDDPPSWDVSISPPGAEQHTKGEGRNITAGRKARWDWVAFSGEGKDQADERATEIALETISNTKGKPWFLGLGYLRPHLPHVAPARFFDLYPLSSIRPVVNPPGDLDDIPQASEIAINTRARDMGMNEAERKEAIRAYYASVSYMDWQLGRVLDHLEKTGQRRNTVVVFWGDHGWHLGEHHRWHKRSLFEESMRAPLIVSAAGRRGNGKSTRSLVEFVDIYPTVAELGGVPTRTALEGQSLVPLLDNPSRPWKQAAFSTVTAPDGIRGHGVVNDRYRYIRWTGPYPAEELFDHKTDPREYTNLAGDAKHGAELKRMRAVLDAGWRAARAKA, encoded by the coding sequence ATGAACCGCCGGCAGTTTCTCGCATCCTCGATCTCAGCGCCCACGCTGCTCCTGGCGCAGAAGACGGCGCGGGAGCGTCCGAACATTCTGTTCGTCGCCTCCGACGATATGAATCACGCGCTCGGCTGCTACGGGCACCCGATCGTCAAGTCGCCGAACGTGGACCGGCTGGCGGCGTCCGGCATCCGGTTCGACTGCGCCTACTGCCAGTACCCCGTGTGCGGACCGAGCCGCGTATCGCTGCTCACGGGCATGCGGCCGGATACGACCAAGGTGTTCGACAACCAGATCGCGGTGCGCGACACCATGCCGGACGCGGTTACGCTGCCGCAACTGTTCCGCGAGGCAGGCTGGCGCTCGGTGCGCGCGGGCAAGATGTATCACATGGACGTGCCGGGCTCGGTGGGCACGAACAAGTGGGACGATCCGCCGAGCTGGGACGTGTCGATCAGCCCGCCCGGCGCCGAGCAGCATACGAAGGGCGAAGGGCGGAACATCACCGCGGGACGCAAGGCGCGGTGGGATTGGGTGGCGTTTTCGGGCGAAGGGAAGGACCAGGCCGACGAGCGCGCCACCGAGATCGCGCTTGAGACGATTTCGAACACGAAAGGCAAGCCGTGGTTCCTGGGGCTCGGATATCTGCGGCCGCACCTGCCGCACGTGGCGCCGGCGCGATTTTTCGATCTCTATCCGCTCAGCTCGATCCGTCCGGTGGTGAACCCTCCCGGCGATCTCGACGACATTCCGCAGGCGAGCGAGATCGCGATCAACACGCGCGCCCGCGACATGGGGATGAACGAGGCGGAGCGGAAAGAGGCCATCCGCGCGTACTACGCGTCGGTCTCGTATATGGACTGGCAGCTCGGCCGCGTGCTCGATCATCTGGAGAAGACCGGCCAGCGGCGCAATACGGTGGTGGTGTTCTGGGGCGATCACGGATGGCACCTGGGAGAACATCATCGGTGGCACAAGCGGAGCCTGTTCGAGGAATCGATGCGGGCGCCGCTGATCGTTTCGGCGGCGGGACGGCGGGGGAACGGCAAGTCGACGCGGTCCCTGGTGGAGTTCGTGGATATCTATCCGACGGTGGCGGAGTTGGGCGGCGTTCCGACGCGGACGGCGCTCGAGGGCCAGAGCCTGGTTCCGCTGCTCGACAATCCGTCGCGACCGTGGAAGCAGGCCGCGTTCAGCACGGTGACCGCGCCGGACGGCATCCGGGGTCACGGGGTGGTGAACGATCGCTACCGGTATATCCGGTGGACGGGTCCGTATCCGGCCGAGGAGTTGTTTGACCACAAGACGGATCCGCGGGAGTACACGAACCTGGCGGGGGACGCGAAGCACGGGGCGGAGTTGAAGCGGATGCGGGCGGTGCTGGACGCGGGGTGGCGGGCGGCGCGGGCCAAGGCGTAA
- a CDS encoding protein kinase, with amino-acid sequence MRPLIAPGDRLNEYELVAPLGAGGMGEVYLGWDHKLEREVALKTLRVEPDEGWERLERFAGEARSASALSHPNVAQVYAVGQDGDFCYIAMEYVRGATLRGARLTPAEAIEAAIQVADALDAAHHAGIIHRDIKPANLIRNERGFVKVLDFGLAKRTGVTGRRPAQAGLTEPGIVMGTLGHMSPEQLLGEAVDHRTDIFSLGVVLYQLLTGKLPYAAASFEDALAALSAATPRDELARGLGGSAMVAAAGRVALAAIERDPDRRYQTSAAMAADLRAVLAQERPMPPDPSTVRLAPDANAQAATNARQAIRHSRRQWVAAAGAALTFGGWAGSRWYREWRIPGGPVSSIAVVPFHARAIDAEIDYLREGIAEGIMNRLEGVRGLRVASRDSAFRVSGMSAIEAGRSLGVRGVVVGAIRAVEGKLLVTAELVDAKSGDRLWGGEFQGAPGDVLGIREAIAGNIAGKLQLTLASGAGGLAPARETGDPRAHDLYLRAKFHASRLDGAEIARGIALFEQSIALDPTYALAHAGLAEAHLLAADLFVPAAGALPKARVAATMALAADPQLAEAHVATAMVLMHQDLAWPEAESSLRRAIDLNPGLANAHGFLGWVLGATGRTADGVAANRRAVDLEPRSPLTHSLLAANLYYAKDHAGSFDQAGSALAIDAAYPLALMWRGLSMIARGWPGLVAGRLEEARKSNKAPLLLAALARAYAASGKREKALAVLGELGSGAAAVHVSPILIAAVHATLGNRDAALDWLERAYEARSKLLMWLKLDPAWDPVRGTERFRVLVAKVHL; translated from the coding sequence GTGAGGCCGCTCATCGCCCCGGGCGACCGCCTGAACGAGTACGAACTCGTCGCGCCGCTTGGCGCCGGCGGGATGGGCGAAGTGTACCTCGGCTGGGATCACAAACTCGAGCGCGAAGTGGCCCTGAAAACGCTGCGCGTGGAGCCGGACGAGGGATGGGAGCGCCTCGAACGTTTCGCCGGCGAAGCCCGGTCCGCTTCGGCGCTCAGCCACCCGAACGTTGCCCAGGTTTACGCCGTGGGCCAGGACGGCGACTTCTGCTATATCGCGATGGAGTACGTGCGCGGCGCGACCTTGCGCGGCGCGCGGCTCACGCCGGCCGAGGCGATCGAAGCCGCTATTCAGGTGGCCGACGCGCTCGACGCCGCCCACCATGCCGGCATCATTCACCGCGACATCAAGCCCGCCAACCTCATCCGCAACGAGCGCGGCTTCGTGAAAGTGCTCGATTTCGGGCTCGCCAAGCGGACCGGCGTCACCGGCCGCCGCCCGGCGCAAGCGGGGCTCACCGAACCGGGCATCGTGATGGGCACGCTCGGCCACATGAGCCCGGAGCAACTGCTGGGCGAGGCGGTCGATCATCGCACCGACATCTTCTCGCTGGGCGTGGTGCTCTACCAGTTGCTCACCGGCAAGCTGCCCTACGCCGCGGCCTCCTTCGAGGACGCCCTGGCGGCGTTGTCGGCGGCGACGCCCCGCGATGAGCTGGCCCGCGGGCTTGGCGGCTCGGCCATGGTCGCTGCGGCCGGACGAGTGGCGCTGGCGGCCATCGAGCGCGATCCGGACCGGCGCTACCAGACCTCCGCCGCGATGGCCGCCGATCTGCGGGCCGTGCTGGCCCAAGAGCGGCCCATGCCGCCCGATCCGTCCACGGTGCGCCTCGCGCCGGACGCCAACGCGCAAGCCGCCACGAATGCCCGACAGGCCATCCGCCACTCGCGCCGGCAATGGGTGGCGGCCGCCGGCGCGGCGTTGACCTTCGGCGGCTGGGCCGGATCGCGCTGGTATCGGGAGTGGCGGATTCCCGGTGGCCCGGTGAGCTCGATCGCCGTCGTCCCCTTCCATGCCCGCGCCATCGACGCCGAGATCGACTATCTCCGCGAAGGGATCGCCGAGGGCATCATGAACCGCCTCGAGGGAGTCCGCGGGCTGCGCGTCGCCTCGCGCGACTCTGCCTTTCGCGTCTCCGGCATGAGCGCCATTGAAGCCGGGCGGTCGCTTGGCGTGCGCGGTGTGGTGGTGGGCGCGATTCGAGCCGTGGAAGGGAAGCTCCTTGTCACCGCCGAACTGGTCGACGCGAAGAGCGGAGACCGGCTGTGGGGCGGGGAATTTCAAGGCGCGCCCGGTGACGTACTCGGCATCCGCGAAGCCATCGCCGGCAACATCGCCGGAAAGCTCCAACTGACGCTTGCTTCCGGCGCCGGAGGGCTCGCCCCGGCGCGTGAAACCGGCGACCCGCGCGCCCACGATCTCTACCTGCGCGCGAAGTTCCATGCGTCCCGGCTCGATGGAGCCGAGATCGCCCGCGGCATCGCGCTCTTCGAACAGTCGATCGCCCTGGACCCCACCTACGCGCTCGCCCACGCCGGGCTCGCCGAAGCGCACCTGCTCGCCGCGGACCTGTTCGTGCCCGCCGCCGGCGCGCTCCCGAAAGCCCGCGTCGCGGCGACGATGGCGCTCGCCGCCGATCCGCAACTGGCCGAAGCCCACGTTGCCACCGCCATGGTCCTGATGCACCAGGATCTGGCGTGGCCGGAAGCCGAATCGAGCCTGCGCCGCGCCATCGATCTCAACCCGGGACTCGCCAACGCGCATGGGTTCCTCGGTTGGGTGCTCGGCGCCACCGGCCGGACGGCCGACGGTGTCGCAGCCAACCGTCGCGCTGTCGACCTCGAGCCCCGCTCCCCGCTCACACACTCGCTACTCGCCGCGAATCTCTACTACGCGAAAGACCACGCCGGCTCGTTCGATCAGGCCGGCAGCGCGCTGGCGATTGACGCCGCCTACCCGTTGGCGCTCATGTGGCGCGGCCTCTCGATGATCGCGCGCGGATGGCCGGGGCTGGTAGCCGGGCGGCTCGAGGAGGCGAGGAAGTCCAACAAGGCTCCCCTGCTGCTTGCGGCGCTCGCGCGCGCCTACGCCGCGTCCGGCAAGCGCGAGAAGGCCCTCGCTGTCCTCGGCGAACTCGGCAGCGGCGCCGCCGCGGTCCACGTCTCGCCGATCCTCATCGCCGCCGTCCACGCCACGCTCGGCAACCGCGATGCCGCGCTCGACTGGCTCGAGCGCGCCTACGAGGCCCGCTCGAAGCTGCTGATGTGGTTGAAACTCGACCCGGCCTGGGATCCCGTCCGCGGGACCGAACGCTTCCGCGTGCTGGTCGCCAAGGTCCATTTGTGA
- a CDS encoding ATP-binding protein: MKGTLAKIERLADRRPVAVAFSILLPLALVCFGFLQYRWIGQISDAEQERIQEDLNQAVDRFARDFNGEPARLFQTLMAGGPAARFGRDPDYADRFWAWQETAVHPGLTRNVYLLGADGKLQQLNPETGAFQAVDWPTELEPLRVAARGARPPVFVATGTGNPALLFRFPFRGRPGPPPREPGSGFLVEFDLAFVKNEYIPQLARRHFGDRYAFRITDAGREVASAGLGAEHAGRPPDAGAGLFAMMFRPGAGAPGPMPPGPPPGLWKLEAWPREGSLAEIVAAARRRNLAAGVGVLGLIAVGIAALMLAARRARSLAEMQMDFVAGVSHELRTPLSVIGSAAENIADGVVGDPSRVRLYGTVIRDEGRRLSTMVEQLLSFAGAQTGRLKFEPGPVDVAGAVADAIAAAKPDIDRNGVRVESAIGEDVPPVRGDAALVALCIRNLVSNAAKHGGGTVQVAAAGRGGVVEVSVVDHGPGVAPGEEEQIFQPFERGRQAREQQVAGAGVGLSLVRRVAEALGGTVALSTTPGGGATFTLRLPAESES; the protein is encoded by the coding sequence GTGAAGGGAACGCTTGCGAAGATCGAACGGCTGGCGGACCGGCGCCCGGTAGCGGTGGCGTTTTCGATCCTTTTGCCACTGGCGCTCGTTTGCTTCGGCTTCCTTCAATACCGGTGGATCGGCCAGATCAGCGATGCTGAGCAGGAGCGGATTCAGGAAGACCTGAATCAGGCCGTGGACCGTTTCGCGCGGGACTTCAACGGCGAGCCGGCGCGCTTGTTCCAAACGCTGATGGCGGGCGGTCCGGCGGCGCGCTTCGGGCGCGACCCGGACTACGCGGATCGATTCTGGGCGTGGCAAGAGACGGCGGTTCATCCCGGGTTGACTCGAAACGTCTACCTGCTCGGGGCCGACGGCAAACTGCAGCAGCTCAATCCGGAAACGGGCGCTTTTCAGGCGGTGGATTGGCCCACCGAACTCGAGCCGCTTCGTGTGGCGGCGCGCGGGGCGCGTCCGCCCGTGTTTGTCGCCACCGGCACGGGCAACCCGGCGCTGTTGTTCCGCTTTCCGTTCCGGGGCCGTCCGGGTCCGCCGCCGCGCGAACCCGGTTCGGGGTTTCTGGTGGAGTTCGATCTCGCGTTCGTGAAGAACGAGTACATCCCGCAATTGGCGCGACGGCATTTTGGAGACCGGTACGCGTTTCGGATCACGGACGCGGGCCGTGAAGTGGCCTCGGCGGGGCTCGGCGCCGAACACGCCGGACGGCCTCCGGACGCCGGCGCGGGTTTGTTCGCCATGATGTTCCGTCCGGGCGCGGGCGCGCCTGGCCCGATGCCGCCGGGGCCGCCGCCGGGTCTTTGGAAACTGGAGGCTTGGCCGCGGGAAGGGAGCCTCGCGGAGATCGTAGCCGCGGCGCGGAGGCGCAATCTGGCGGCGGGCGTGGGCGTGCTGGGGTTGATCGCGGTGGGGATCGCGGCGTTGATGCTGGCGGCGCGGCGAGCACGGTCACTGGCTGAGATGCAGATGGATTTCGTGGCTGGCGTTTCGCACGAACTGCGAACTCCGCTGTCGGTGATCGGGTCCGCGGCGGAGAACATCGCGGATGGCGTCGTGGGCGACCCGTCCCGGGTGCGACTGTACGGCACGGTGATCCGCGACGAAGGCCGCCGCCTCAGCACGATGGTGGAGCAGTTGCTGTCGTTCGCGGGGGCGCAGACGGGGCGGCTGAAGTTCGAGCCGGGGCCGGTGGACGTGGCCGGAGCCGTTGCCGACGCCATCGCGGCGGCGAAGCCGGACATCGATCGGAACGGAGTCCGCGTGGAATCGGCGATTGGCGAGGATGTGCCGCCGGTCCGCGGCGATGCGGCGCTGGTGGCACTATGCATCCGGAACCTGGTGAGCAACGCGGCCAAGCACGGAGGCGGCACGGTGCAGGTAGCGGCGGCGGGCCGCGGCGGGGTGGTGGAGGTGTCGGTGGTGGACCACGGACCGGGAGTGGCGCCAGGCGAAGAGGAGCAGATCTTTCAGCCGTTCGAGCGCGGACGGCAGGCACGAGAGCAGCAGGTAGCGGGCGCCGGCGTGGGCCTGAGCCTGGTTCGCCGGGTTGCCGAAGCGCTAGGCGGAACGGTGGCGCTGAGCACGACTCCCGGGGGCGGGGCGACGTTCACGCTGCGGCTGCCGGCGGAGAGCGAATCGTGA
- a CDS encoding DUF393 domain-containing protein, whose translation MGRWNPLRCAVGGLPSPVAALAKAIAAAVLCSGTGWIPAVPCAALLFNVAPRISAVALGATVLFAMPWAVWGWLLVLVALYHPATDRWPLQIAVVAAYFLNPGLPAGLLGAVLLFPPVKRWSIWASVLYQTAALLRGGELLPFIAMQAGMLAFVAWPREATVIFDGECGICRKIRGWLDRVDFDGAFAWVALQSAAVARFGIAREALESRMHVVAGGRIAAGFRACKWIVLYNPALYVAAAAVVSIGLPRLLVAAAIAAFLPLFDPIGNAAYDWVARNRHRLGSEGSCAVDTGQAGP comes from the coding sequence ATGGGCCGCTGGAACCCGCTGCGCTGCGCGGTGGGCGGCCTGCCCTCGCCAGTGGCGGCGCTGGCGAAGGCGATCGCGGCGGCGGTGCTGTGTTCCGGGACGGGCTGGATCCCCGCCGTGCCGTGCGCCGCGCTCCTGTTCAACGTGGCTCCGAGGATCAGCGCCGTCGCACTCGGCGCAACCGTCCTGTTCGCGATGCCTTGGGCGGTTTGGGGATGGCTGCTGGTGTTAGTGGCCCTATATCATCCGGCCACGGACCGTTGGCCCTTGCAGATCGCCGTCGTGGCCGCGTACTTCCTGAATCCGGGACTGCCCGCCGGGCTCCTCGGCGCAGTGCTGCTGTTTCCGCCGGTAAAGAGATGGTCGATATGGGCAAGCGTCCTCTACCAGACGGCGGCATTGCTTCGCGGTGGGGAGTTACTGCCGTTCATCGCGATGCAGGCCGGAATGCTCGCGTTCGTCGCTTGGCCGCGCGAGGCGACCGTAATCTTCGACGGCGAGTGTGGGATCTGCCGCAAGATTCGCGGCTGGCTGGACCGCGTGGATTTCGACGGCGCCTTCGCCTGGGTAGCGCTGCAAAGCGCCGCCGTAGCCCGCTTCGGAATCGCGCGCGAGGCGCTCGAGTCGCGGATGCACGTCGTCGCCGGAGGCCGGATCGCCGCGGGCTTCCGCGCCTGTAAGTGGATCGTGCTGTATAACCCGGCGCTCTATGTCGCCGCCGCGGCGGTTGTAAGTATCGGTCTTCCCCGTCTGCTGGTGGCCGCGGCGATCGCAGCGTTTCTGCCGCTGTTCGATCCCATCGGCAATGCGGCCTATGATTGGGTGGCGCGGAACCGGCATCGGCTGGGGAGCGAAGGGTCCTGCGCGGTGGATACGGGCCAAGCGGGGCCATGA